The following are from one region of the Achromobacter xylosoxidans genome:
- a CDS encoding ATP-binding protein, whose translation MPRLRRTFRNLTSRLRLGLFGRTFLLLAALMLVSLGAWLQVFFSMELGPRANQMAQRVITAVNITRTALIYSHNDERSKLLLDLATNEGIQVYPREVTDFAEALPDDDYWQRVAQHIRTRFGPETQIAWGVNQVPGFWVSFQIEKDLYWLVFEREQIGLTGGIEWLGWGATALLLSLVGAAVSVGFVNRPLSRLARAAQVLSRGETPAALPEQGPLEIRDLNASFNRMAKDLRQAEADRELMLAGISHDLRTPLARMRLEIELSGVSEDARQAIDEDLGQIDHSIGQLMEYARPAGTLPQLATDISAVLAELYERERSHTASLGGELDATLEPGLRARITALDLKRIVSNLIENARRYGRSADGMAHLVMTLQAEGSMIVIEVSDRGPGIAPEDVDRLLRPFSRGEAARTGVSGAGLGLAIVERLLKHVGGSLRMLPREGGGLTARIELPKAKFRNYQLDNENP comes from the coding sequence GTGCCCCGCTTGCGCAGAACCTTCAGGAACCTGACATCACGTTTGCGGCTCGGCTTGTTCGGCCGCACGTTCCTGTTGCTCGCCGCGCTGATGCTCGTCAGCCTGGGCGCGTGGCTACAAGTATTTTTCAGCATGGAGCTGGGACCGCGCGCCAATCAAATGGCGCAGCGGGTGATCACGGCCGTCAATATCACGCGCACCGCGCTGATCTACTCGCATAACGACGAGCGCAGCAAGCTGCTGCTGGACTTGGCCACCAACGAAGGCATCCAGGTCTATCCGCGCGAAGTCACCGACTTCGCCGAAGCCCTCCCCGACGACGATTACTGGCAACGCGTTGCCCAGCACATCCGCACGCGCTTCGGCCCGGAAACGCAGATTGCCTGGGGCGTCAACCAGGTGCCCGGCTTCTGGGTCAGTTTCCAGATAGAGAAAGACCTTTACTGGCTGGTGTTCGAGCGCGAGCAGATCGGCCTGACGGGCGGGATCGAATGGCTGGGCTGGGGCGCCACGGCGCTATTGCTGTCGCTGGTGGGAGCCGCGGTCAGCGTGGGCTTCGTCAACCGGCCGCTATCGCGGCTGGCCCGGGCCGCCCAGGTGCTGTCGCGGGGCGAAACTCCCGCTGCCCTGCCCGAGCAGGGACCGCTGGAGATCCGCGACCTGAACGCCTCGTTCAACCGCATGGCCAAGGACCTGAGACAGGCGGAGGCCGACCGCGAGCTGATGCTCGCGGGGATCTCGCACGACCTGCGCACGCCGCTTGCGCGCATGCGACTCGAGATCGAGTTGAGCGGCGTGTCCGAGGACGCCCGCCAGGCCATCGACGAAGACCTGGGCCAGATCGACCACAGCATCGGCCAATTGATGGAGTACGCGCGCCCCGCCGGCACCTTGCCGCAGCTGGCCACGGACATCTCCGCGGTGCTGGCCGAGCTCTACGAACGCGAACGCAGCCATACCGCATCCCTGGGCGGGGAGCTGGACGCCACGCTGGAACCGGGCCTGCGCGCCCGCATCACGGCGCTGGACCTCAAGCGCATCGTCAGCAACCTGATCGAGAACGCGCGACGCTACGGCCGTTCCGCCGACGGCATGGCGCATCTGGTCATGACACTGCAAGCTGAAGGCTCCATGATCGTGATCGAGGTGTCCGACCGCGGTCCCGGCATCGCGCCGGAAGACGTCGACCGCCTGCTGCGGCCGTTCTCGCGCGGCGAGGCGGCACGCACCGGCGTCAGCGGCGCGGGTCTCGGCCTGGCCATCGTCGAACGCCTGCTCAAGCACGTGGGCGGCTCGCTGCGCATGCTGCCGCGCGAGGGCGGCGGCCTGACCGCAAGGATAGAGTTGCCCAAAGCAAAGTTTAGGAATTATCAATTAGACAACGAAAATCCATAG
- a CDS encoding peroxiredoxin translates to MKTVGDKLEPFKVTGVKPGFNQHEENGVSAFEDITESSFPGKWKVIYFYPKDFTFVCPTEIVGFNKLAKDFEDRDAVLLGGSSDNEFVKLAWRREHPDLNKLGHYQFGDTTGALIDQLGVREKGAGVALRATFIVDPDNTIQHVSVNNLNVGRNPEEVLRLLDGLQTDELCPCNRTVGGATL, encoded by the coding sequence ATGAAAACTGTTGGCGACAAACTCGAACCCTTCAAGGTCACCGGCGTCAAGCCCGGCTTCAACCAGCACGAAGAAAACGGCGTGTCGGCGTTTGAAGACATCACCGAAAGCTCGTTCCCCGGCAAGTGGAAGGTCATCTACTTCTACCCGAAAGACTTCACGTTTGTTTGCCCGACCGAAATCGTCGGCTTCAACAAGCTGGCCAAGGATTTCGAAGACCGCGACGCCGTCCTGCTGGGCGGTTCGAGCGACAACGAATTCGTCAAGCTGGCCTGGCGCCGTGAGCACCCGGACCTCAACAAGCTGGGTCACTACCAGTTCGGCGACACCACCGGCGCCCTGATCGACCAGCTGGGCGTGCGTGAAAAGGGTGCTGGCGTTGCCCTGCGCGCCACCTTCATCGTTGATCCGGACAACACGATCCAGCACGTTTCGGTGAACAACCTGAACGTCGGCCGTAACCCGGAAGAAGTTCTGCGTCTGCTCGACGGCCTGCAAACCGACGAGCTGTGCCCGTGCAACCGTACGGTTGGCGGCGCCACGCTGTAA
- the ompR gene encoding two-component system response regulator OmpR translates to MNTQNTTPTRKILVVDDDPRLRDLLRRYLSEQGFNVFVAEDAKEMGKLWQREHFDLLVLDLMLPGEDGLSICRRLRGGHDNTPIIMLTAKAEEIDRIVGLEMGADDYLSKPFNPRELLARINAILRRRGTEEHPGAPSQENESIAFGPYTLNLSTRTLTRNGEQVPITTGEFSVLKVFARHPKIPLSRDKLMELARGREYEAFDRSLDVQISRLRKLIEPNPSKPVFIQTVWGLGYVFVPDGGS, encoded by the coding sequence ATGAATACGCAAAACACCACCCCCACCCGAAAAATCCTCGTCGTCGACGATGATCCGCGCTTGCGCGATTTGCTGCGTCGGTACTTATCCGAACAGGGATTCAACGTTTTCGTTGCCGAAGACGCCAAAGAGATGGGCAAACTCTGGCAACGCGAGCATTTCGACCTGCTCGTGCTGGATCTGATGCTGCCTGGAGAAGATGGCCTGTCCATCTGTCGCCGGCTGCGCGGTGGTCACGACAATACCCCCATCATCATGCTGACGGCCAAGGCGGAAGAAATCGACCGCATCGTCGGCCTGGAAATGGGTGCGGACGACTACCTGTCCAAGCCGTTCAACCCCCGGGAACTGCTGGCGCGGATCAACGCGATCCTGCGCCGCCGCGGCACCGAGGAACACCCCGGCGCCCCCAGCCAGGAAAACGAGTCCATCGCCTTCGGCCCCTACACGCTGAACCTGTCCACCCGCACGCTCACGCGCAACGGCGAACAGGTGCCCATCACCACCGGCGAATTCTCGGTGCTGAAGGTGTTCGCACGCCACCCCAAGATCCCGCTGTCGCGCGACAAGCTCATGGAACTGGCGCGCGGCCGCGAATACGAAGCCTTCGATCGCAGCCTGGACGTGCAGATCTCGCGCCTGCGCAAGCTGATCGAACCGAATCCGTCCAAGCCCGTATTCATCCAGACCGTCTGGGGTCTCGGATACGTGTTTGTGCCGGACGGTGGTAGCTGA
- a CDS encoding carboxymuconolactone decarboxylase family protein, which produces MEFLTTIKEQLPDWAKDIRLNLDAVIARSTLAPEDAVGAALSAAYAARSPVLVEAFKSGLSEGDANAALTASALMGMNNTWYPYVEMTGDAQLKSLPAQLRMNAYATHGGVEKKRFELFALVASIIGKCHFCVASHYENLKNDGLSTEQLRDAGRIAAVVNAAALALAAQGK; this is translated from the coding sequence ATGGAATTTCTTACGACCATTAAGGAACAACTGCCGGATTGGGCCAAGGACATCCGCCTGAATCTGGACGCCGTGATCGCCCGCTCGACCCTGGCTCCCGAAGATGCCGTCGGCGCCGCCCTGTCCGCTGCCTATGCCGCGCGCAGCCCGGTGCTGGTCGAAGCCTTCAAGAGCGGCCTGTCGGAAGGCGACGCCAACGCCGCGCTGACGGCCTCTGCCCTCATGGGCATGAACAACACCTGGTATCCCTACGTCGAAATGACCGGCGACGCCCAACTGAAGAGCCTGCCGGCCCAGTTGCGCATGAACGCCTACGCCACCCACGGCGGCGTGGAGAAGAAGCGCTTCGAGCTGTTCGCCCTGGTGGCCTCCATCATCGGCAAGTGCCATTTCTGCGTAGCCTCGCACTACGAGAACCTGAAGAACGACGGCCTGTCGACCGAACAGCTGCGCGACGCCGGCCGCATTGCCGCCGTGGTCAACGCCGCCGCCCTGGCGCTGGCTGCCCAAGGCAAGTAA